In Falco cherrug isolate bFalChe1 chromosome 5, bFalChe1.pri, whole genome shotgun sequence, one DNA window encodes the following:
- the LOC114017975 gene encoding basic proline-rich protein-like, producing MDDELTENLCVRIKEQTSMGDTVVGICYRPPDQEQQVDEALYRQPGAPEVSAGRSQPGRHRRLHSPGDEELLTVGGRGRRGGPRSSRDAPPRWLPPPPPPSSLLGVCPLRASRCPEVQPGPVRPSRSPSPAPLPGGEPRGAQAPPAASRTRGRRGIPARPPVRLPLPGAWCTLSAGRGGPAPAWRAASSPGKVTGTAEPSTERLPPARPPLPLPAWPQRPLGAALLLSSLCTGARRPPPSLSARLPPSPSFLASFLPCLPPLPRCQPSPAGSLRRPVPGCPLRVSGPRLPGAAPSGPRRRRAPGRPPLPFRGCRERGARHLSAPGSAAAAVTVCLCHVCAWAGGGAGRGGAKPADTPPSDRRRAPNQQRPSPRPARPRSAAPRAATPGPGRRGQRARPAGAGCAGRAGSAVGGRPPAPRRSRAPHLRRRPALWFLPEFSRTSRHKKNLLAKKSNIGQTFK from the exons ATGGATGATGAGCTAACTGAGAATTTATGTGTAAGGATTAAAGAGCAGACCAGTATGGGCGACACTGTAGTGGGCATCTGCTAtaggccacctgatcaggaacAACAAGTGGATGAGGCCCTCTACAGACAG CCCGGCGCTCCGGAGGTGTCAGCCGGCAGGTCCCAGCCGGGGCGGCACCGGCGACTCCACTCTCCGGGGGACGAAGAGCTGCTTACGGTGGGAGGAAGAGGGCGGCGGGGAGGTCCCCGCTCTTCCCGGGATGCGCCGCCAAGGTGgctgccgcctcctcctccgccCAGCTCTCTCCTCGGGGTCTGCCCGCTCCGGGCTTCGCGCTGTCCTGAGGTGCAGCCCGGCCCCGTCCGGCCGTCCCGCTCGCCTTCCCCCGCCCCTCTCCCCGGCGGCGAGCCGCGCGGCGCACAGGCCCCGCCGGCGGCCAGCAGGacccgggggcggcgggggatTCCGGCCCGGCCTCCTGTCCGCCTCCCTCTCCCCGGGGCCTGGTGCACACTCTCCGCGGGGAGAGGaggccctgccccggcctggcGGGCGGCAAGCAGCCCCGGGAAGGTCACCGGCACCGCGGAGCCGAGCACAGAGAGGCTCCCTCCGGCACGGCCGCCGCTACCGCTGCCGGCCTGGCCTCAGCGGCCGCTGGGTGCCGCGCTCCTCCTGAGCTCGCTCTGTACCGGTGCCCGGCGGCCGCCTCCGAGCCTGAGTGCCAGGctgcccccttccccttccttccttgcttccttccttccttgcctcCCGCCCCTTCCCCGCTGCCAGCCTTCCCCCGCCGGGTCCCTCCGGCGCCCGGTGCCAGGCTGCCCCCTGCGGGTCTCGGGGCCGAGGCTGCCCGGCGCTGCGCCCAGCGGGCCGAGGCGGAGGCGGGCGCCAGGGCGGCCGCCGCTGCCGTTCCGCGGGTGCCGGGAGCGAGGTGCCCGCCACCTCTCTGCCCCGGGCTCAGCGGCAGCTGCAGTGACTGTGTGTCTGTGTCATGTCTGTGCATGGGCGGGCGGAGGCGCGGGCCGAGGCGGAGCCAAGCCCGCTGACACGCCGCCCAGCGACAGGCGCCGAGCGCCCAACCAGCAGCGGCCGTCACcgcggcccgcccgcccgcgcaGCGCGGCGCCCCGGGCCGCTACACCTGGGCCCGGGCGGAGGGGGCAGCGAGCCCGTCCGGCGGGAGCGGGCTGTGCCGGGAGGGCCGGCTCTGCGGtcggcggccgcccccccgctcCACGGCGGTCCCGAGCGCCGCACCTGAGGCGCCGTCCCGCGCTGTG GTTTCTCCCAGAATTCAGTCGTACTTCTAGACACAAAAAG AATCTTCtggcaaagaaaagcaacattgGACAAacttttaagtaa